The proteins below are encoded in one region of Pseudomonas putida S13.1.2:
- a CDS encoding flagellar protein MotY, with protein sequence MRQRYLTLLTLFASLPAGALTFQTRMENIAWKVEGDQFECRLIQPIEGFGSGEFVRRAGEQPVFQLRSDSNVLGAGTASLLAAAAPWQPGRGDINLGNVRMARTGVLFSSSQGQASRLINGLLDGRSTVVRNYTGEAGRPMEVRVLPVSFARAYSDYQACAGKLLPMNYDQVRQTQVGFPGGGTELDASARARLDVILDYMKADPTVNHIELDGHSDNSGNRLTNRDLSRRRALAVADYFKAHGLTEEQINVRFHGEQYPLVKNNSAANRARNRRVNIELDRVAVVEKPAEKPAERAAPAAPPPAPASPAAAASGAKAP encoded by the coding sequence GTGCGCCAGCGTTACCTCACCCTGTTGACCCTGTTCGCCAGCCTGCCGGCCGGCGCACTGACTTTCCAGACGCGCATGGAGAACATTGCCTGGAAGGTCGAGGGGGATCAGTTCGAGTGCCGTCTGATCCAGCCGATAGAAGGTTTTGGCAGCGGCGAGTTTGTGCGCCGGGCCGGTGAACAACCCGTGTTCCAGCTACGTTCGGACAGCAACGTACTGGGCGCAGGTACAGCCAGCCTGCTTGCGGCGGCGGCGCCGTGGCAGCCTGGGCGGGGTGATATCAACCTGGGCAACGTACGCATGGCCCGCACCGGTGTGCTGTTCAGTTCCTCCCAGGGCCAGGCCAGCCGCCTGATCAACGGCTTGCTCGACGGGCGAAGCACAGTGGTGCGCAACTACACCGGTGAGGCCGGCAGGCCGATGGAAGTGCGTGTGCTGCCGGTAAGCTTCGCCAGGGCTTACAGCGACTACCAGGCCTGTGCCGGCAAGCTGCTGCCAATGAATTACGACCAGGTGCGCCAGACCCAGGTTGGTTTCCCGGGGGGCGGCACCGAGCTGGACGCGTCGGCGCGTGCACGGCTGGATGTGATCCTGGATTACATGAAAGCAGACCCGACGGTGAACCACATCGAGCTCGACGGCCATTCCGACAACAGTGGCAACCGCCTGACCAATCGTGACCTGTCGCGCCGTCGCGCGCTAGCGGTGGCTGACTACTTCAAGGCCCATGGATTAACTGAAGAACAGATCAATGTGCGCTTCCATGGCGAGCAGTACCCGTTGGTGAAAAACAACAGCGCTGCCAACCGGGCGCGCAATCGCCGGGTGAATATTGAACTGGACCGGGTGGCAGTGGTTGAGAAACCCGCGGAAAAACCGGCTGAACGAGCGGCGCCTGCCGCCCCGCCCCCAGCACCAGCCAGCCCGGCGGCTGCCGCGTCGGGGGCGAAGGCGCCCTGA
- a CDS encoding PA3496 family putative envelope integrity protein: protein MSTDKDDLSIEDDFVATEDEAEPQVESAKTNLSKRRTIDNMLEERRLQKQLADFDYDL, encoded by the coding sequence ATGAGCACCGATAAAGACGACCTGTCGATCGAAGATGATTTTGTTGCCACAGAAGATGAAGCGGAACCCCAGGTGGAGAGCGCAAAGACCAATCTGAGCAAACGCCGCACCATCGACAACATGCTGGAAGAACGGCGCCTGCAAAAGCAGTTGGCCGATTTCGACTACGACTTGTAG
- a CDS encoding argininosuccinate synthase yields the protein MADVKKVVLAYSGGLDTSVILKWLQDTYNCEVVTFTADLGQGEEVEPARAKAQAMGVKEIYIDDLREEFVRDFVFPMFRANTVYEGEYLLGTSIARPLIAKRLIEIANETGADAISHGATGKGNDQVRFELGAYALKPGVKVIAPWREWDLLSREKLMDYAEKHGIPIERHGKKKSPYSMDANLLHISYEGGVLEDTWTEHEEDMWRWSVSPENAPDQATYIELTYRNGDIVAIDGVDKTPATVLADLNRIGGANGIGRLDIVENRYVGMKSRGCYETPGGTIMLKAHRAIESITLDREVAHLKDELMPKYASLIYTGYWWSPERLMLQQMIDASQTNVNGVVRLKLYKGNVTVVGRQSDDSLFDANIATFEEDGGAYNQADAAGFIKLNALRMRIAANKGRSLL from the coding sequence ATGGCGGACGTAAAAAAGGTCGTACTGGCGTATTCCGGCGGCCTTGATACTTCGGTGATTCTCAAGTGGCTGCAGGATACCTACAACTGCGAAGTGGTGACTTTCACCGCTGACCTGGGTCAGGGCGAAGAGGTCGAGCCGGCCCGTGCCAAGGCCCAGGCAATGGGTGTTAAAGAGATCTACATCGACGACCTGCGCGAAGAGTTCGTGCGTGATTTCGTGTTCCCGATGTTCCGCGCCAACACCGTCTACGAAGGCGAGTACCTGCTGGGTACTTCCATTGCCCGCCCGCTGATCGCCAAGCGCCTGATCGAAATCGCCAACGAAACCGGCGCTGACGCCATTTCCCATGGCGCTACCGGCAAAGGCAACGACCAGGTTCGTTTCGAACTGGGTGCCTACGCCCTGAAACCAGGCGTCAAGGTCATCGCCCCGTGGCGTGAGTGGGACCTGCTGTCCCGCGAAAAACTGATGGACTACGCCGAAAAGCACGGCATCCCGATCGAGCGCCACGGCAAGAAGAAGTCGCCGTACTCGATGGACGCCAACCTGCTGCACATCTCCTACGAAGGCGGTGTCCTGGAAGATACCTGGACCGAGCACGAAGAAGACATGTGGCGCTGGAGCGTCTCGCCTGAGAACGCCCCGGACCAGGCAACCTACATTGAGCTGACCTACCGTAACGGTGACATCGTTGCCATCGACGGCGTCGACAAGACCCCGGCCACCGTTCTGGCCGACCTGAACCGCATCGGTGGTGCCAACGGCATCGGTCGCCTGGACATCGTCGAAAACCGTTATGTCGGCATGAAGTCGCGTGGCTGCTATGAGACACCTGGCGGCACCATCATGCTCAAGGCCCACCGTGCCATCGAGTCGATCACCCTGGACCGCGAAGTCGCTCACCTGAAGGATGAGCTGATGCCGAAGTACGCCAGCCTGATCTACACCGGCTACTGGTGGAGCCCGGAACGTCTGATGCTGCAACAGATGATCGACGCCTCGCAGACCAACGTGAATGGCGTGGTGCGCCTGAAGCTTTACAAGGGCAACGTCACCGTGGTCGGCCGCCAGTCGGACGACTCGCTGTTCGATGCCAACATCGCCACCTTCGAGGAAGATGGCGGCGCCTACAACCAGGCGGACGCTGCCGGCTTTATCAAGCTGAACGCTCTGCGCATGCGCATTGCTGCCAACAAGGGCCGTTCGCTGCTCTGA
- a CDS encoding Rnf-Nqr domain containing protein: protein MNDYILVLISAALVNHLCLLQPSAPRLHLHVHGLACALCIALGVIGAQLLMRLAPLHIHDLALFVLLPWLALLAWGVPWLLDKWRPTWPVTGLPALLLSNAVALGLALQQTSDDSTWPAILLQALLAGGGFWLALVLFTDLRQRSAHADIPGVLRGLPIELIGAGVMAMAFSGFNGLFAQ from the coding sequence ATGAACGACTACATCCTGGTCCTGATCAGCGCCGCGCTGGTCAATCACCTGTGCCTGCTACAACCGTCAGCCCCCAGGCTGCACCTGCATGTGCACGGCCTGGCCTGCGCGCTGTGCATTGCGCTGGGCGTGATCGGTGCCCAGTTGCTGATGCGACTTGCCCCGTTGCACATCCACGACCTTGCTCTGTTCGTGCTATTGCCCTGGCTGGCATTGCTTGCCTGGGGTGTGCCGTGGCTGCTGGACAAATGGCGCCCGACCTGGCCCGTGACGGGGTTGCCAGCCCTGCTCTTGAGCAATGCCGTAGCGCTGGGGCTGGCGCTACAGCAGACCAGCGACGACAGCACGTGGCCCGCCATTCTGCTGCAAGCCTTGCTGGCCGGTGGTGGCTTCTGGCTGGCACTGGTCTTGTTCACTGACCTGCGCCAGCGCAGTGCCCATGCCGATATCCCCGGCGTGCTGCGCGGCCTGCCTATCGAACTGATCGGTGCCGGGGTAATGGCCATGGCATTTTCCGGTTTCAATGGGTTGTTTGCACAATGA
- a CDS encoding RnfABCDGE type electron transport complex subunit D, with protein MNTSPDPRLRTSMSLVLLACIPGLLTLLWLHGWGLLVNLLLCASAAILCETLLLAMRGQTLKPALGDCSALVTAVLLACALPTLAPWWLPVVATSVAIGIGKQAFGGVGRNLFNPAMVGYAFVLLSFPLQMNHWPGPAPGLLDTLHQMFAGNEHIDAWARPTLLDGLRHNRSLTMDELFASHPGFGSMGGRGSEWANLAFLLGGLFLLQRKVISWHAPAGLLAGLFVFSLLGWNGSGSDSNGSPLLHLFSGSTMLAAFFIATEPVSGPKNEWARLCFGLGAGLLIYLIRTWGSYPDGTAFAILLMNLVAPSLERLALQRQQAAR; from the coding sequence ATGAATACCAGCCCTGACCCGCGACTACGCACCAGCATGAGCCTGGTCTTGCTGGCCTGCATACCTGGCCTGCTGACACTGCTGTGGCTGCACGGCTGGGGTTTGCTGGTGAACCTGTTGCTCTGCGCCAGTGCCGCCATACTCTGCGAAACCCTGCTGCTGGCAATGCGCGGGCAAACGCTGAAGCCGGCGCTTGGCGACTGCAGCGCACTGGTGACAGCCGTCTTGCTGGCGTGCGCCCTGCCCACCCTGGCCCCGTGGTGGTTGCCGGTGGTGGCCACAAGCGTTGCCATCGGCATCGGCAAGCAGGCCTTTGGCGGTGTCGGACGCAACCTGTTCAACCCGGCCATGGTCGGTTATGCCTTCGTGTTGCTGAGCTTCCCGTTACAGATGAACCACTGGCCAGGGCCCGCACCCGGCCTGCTGGATACCCTGCATCAGATGTTTGCGGGTAACGAACACATCGATGCCTGGGCCCGCCCTACGCTGCTCGACGGCCTGCGCCACAACCGCAGCCTCACCATGGATGAACTGTTCGCCAGCCACCCGGGCTTCGGCAGTATGGGTGGGAGGGGCAGCGAATGGGCCAACCTGGCGTTCCTGCTGGGCGGCCTGTTTCTGCTGCAGCGCAAGGTGATCAGCTGGCATGCGCCTGCGGGCTTGCTGGCAGGGCTATTCGTGTTCAGCCTGTTGGGCTGGAACGGTTCGGGGTCGGACTCCAACGGCTCACCGTTGCTGCACCTGTTCTCCGGCTCGACCATGCTGGCGGCGTTCTTCATTGCCACCGAGCCCGTCTCCGGCCCCAAAAATGAGTGGGCCAGGTTGTGCTTTGGCCTGGGAGCAGGGCTGCTGATCTACCTGATTCGCACCTGGGGCAGCTACCCGGATGGCACAGCATTCGCCATCCTGCTGATGAACCTCGTGGCGCCGAGCCTAGAGCGCCTGGCCCTGCAGCGCCAGCAGGCCGCCCGATGA
- a CDS encoding RnfABCDGE type electron transport complex subunit G — translation MNSLARNAGLLLLTGALAVSATLAWRQWTGTAIASAEKQLQSRQRLAVLPEGSYDNQPLDTPLPRPAAQRPNSRILAAYRAMRAGEPTAIILITQAQGYAGPIVLSIAIATDGRLIGSQVVEQQESPGLGARLADPQVDWLGQFANRQLGDRWALKRDQGDFDQLAGATVTSRAVITALQEALTYFDEQRSMLLEGTAHE, via the coding sequence ATGAACAGCCTGGCGCGAAATGCAGGCCTGCTGCTGCTCACCGGGGCACTGGCTGTGTCTGCCACGCTGGCATGGCGACAATGGACCGGTACTGCCATTGCCAGCGCCGAGAAGCAACTGCAAAGCCGTCAACGATTGGCGGTGCTGCCTGAAGGGAGTTACGACAACCAGCCACTGGACACGCCCCTTCCAAGGCCCGCCGCACAGCGGCCAAACAGCCGTATCCTGGCAGCTTACCGGGCAATGCGGGCAGGCGAGCCAACCGCAATCATCCTGATCACGCAGGCCCAAGGCTATGCCGGGCCGATCGTGCTGAGCATTGCCATCGCCACAGACGGCCGACTGATCGGCAGCCAAGTGGTCGAGCAACAGGAAAGCCCTGGGTTGGGCGCCCGCCTGGCAGACCCGCAGGTGGACTGGTTGGGGCAGTTTGCCAACCGTCAGTTGGGCGACCGCTGGGCGTTGAAGCGGGACCAGGGTGACTTCGACCAACTGGCTGGCGCAACCGTGACCTCGCGGGCAGTGATCACAGCATTACAGGAAGCCCTGACCTATTTCGACGAGCAGCGCAGCATGCTGCTGGAGGGCACCGCGCATGAATAG
- the pyrC gene encoding dihydroorotase has translation MSDRLTLLRPDDWHIHLRDGAVLPHTVGDVARTFARAIIMPNLVPPVRNADEAGAYRERILAARPAGSRFEPLMVLYLTDRTSPEDIRAAKASGIVYAAKLYPAGATTNSDSGVTSIDNIFPAIEALAEVGMPLLVHGEVTRSEIDVFDREKRFIDEHMRRLVERFPTLKVVFEHITTGDAAQFVTEAPANVGATITAQHLLYNRNHMLVGGIRPHFYCLPILKRNTHQVALLDAATSGNPKFFLGTDSAPHARHAKEAACGCAGCYTAYAAIEMYAEAFEQRNALDKLEGFASLHGPAFYGLPANTDTITLVREEWTAPDSLPFGEQTVIPLRAGEKLRWRLLEQNV, from the coding sequence ATGTCCGATCGCCTGACCCTCCTGCGCCCCGACGACTGGCACATCCATCTGCGCGATGGTGCCGTCCTGCCCCACACCGTTGGCGACGTGGCGCGCACTTTTGCCCGTGCCATCATCATGCCTAACCTGGTTCCTCCGGTGCGTAATGCCGACGAGGCCGGTGCCTATCGTGAGCGCATCCTGGCCGCCCGCCCTGCCGGCAGCCGCTTCGAGCCGCTGATGGTGCTGTACCTCACCGACCGCACCAGCCCCGAAGACATCCGCGCGGCCAAGGCCAGCGGCATCGTGTACGCCGCCAAACTGTACCCGGCCGGCGCTACCACCAACTCCGATTCGGGTGTGACCAGCATCGACAACATCTTCCCGGCCATCGAGGCGCTGGCGGAAGTTGGCATGCCGCTGCTGGTGCATGGCGAAGTGACCCGTAGCGAGATCGACGTCTTCGACCGCGAGAAGCGCTTCATCGACGAGCACATGCGTCGTCTGGTCGAGCGCTTCCCGACGCTGAAAGTGGTGTTCGAACACATCACCACCGGCGATGCCGCGCAGTTCGTTACCGAGGCCCCGGCCAACGTTGGCGCGACCATCACCGCGCAGCATTTGCTGTACAACCGCAACCACATGCTGGTTGGCGGCATTCGCCCGCACTTCTACTGCCTGCCGATCCTCAAGCGCAACACCCACCAGGTGGCGCTGCTGGACGCGGCCACCAGCGGCAACCCGAAGTTCTTCCTGGGCACCGACTCGGCACCGCACGCCCGTCACGCCAAGGAAGCCGCCTGCGGGTGCGCCGGTTGCTATACCGCCTATGCGGCCATCGAAATGTACGCCGAAGCGTTCGAACAGCGTAACGCGCTGGACAAGCTGGAAGGCTTTGCCAGCCTGCACGGCCCGGCCTTCTACGGCCTGCCGGCAAACACTGACACCATTACCCTGGTGCGTGAAGAATGGACCGCCCCGGACAGCCTGCCGTTTGGCGAGCAGACCGTAATCCCGCTGCGCGCCGGTGAAAAACTGCGCTGGCGCCTGCTGGAGCAAAACGTGTGA
- the nth gene encoding endonuclease III, with amino-acid sequence MNAAKRLEIFRRLHEDNPDPKTELAYTTPFELLVAVTLSAQSTDVGVNKATARLFPVANTPEAISALGVAGLSEYIKTIGLYNSKAKNVIEACRLLVEQHGSQVPQTREALEALPGVGRKTANVVLNTAFRQPTMAVDTHIFRVSNRTGIAPGKTVLEVEKKLVKFVPKDYLLDAHHWLILHGRYVCQARKPRCGSCRIEDLCEYKHKTSDD; translated from the coding sequence ATGAATGCCGCCAAACGCCTGGAGATCTTTCGCAGGCTGCACGAAGACAACCCCGACCCGAAGACCGAACTGGCCTACACCACCCCGTTCGAACTGCTGGTCGCTGTGACGCTGTCCGCGCAATCCACCGACGTCGGCGTCAACAAGGCCACCGCCCGCCTGTTCCCCGTCGCCAATACCCCCGAGGCCATCTCTGCCCTGGGCGTCGCCGGCCTGAGCGAATACATCAAGACCATCGGGCTTTACAACAGCAAGGCCAAGAACGTCATCGAAGCCTGTCGGCTGCTGGTCGAGCAGCACGGCAGCCAGGTGCCACAAACCCGCGAAGCTTTGGAGGCATTGCCCGGCGTGGGCCGCAAGACCGCCAACGTAGTGCTGAACACTGCATTCCGCCAACCGACCATGGCAGTGGATACCCATATATTCCGGGTCAGCAACCGCACGGGCATTGCGCCGGGCAAGACGGTGCTGGAGGTGGAGAAGAAATTGGTCAAGTTCGTGCCAAAGGACTACCTGCTCGACGCCCATCACTGGTTGATCCTGCATGGGCGTTATGTGTGCCAGGCACGCAAGCCAAGGTGCGGCAGTTGCCGGATCGAAGACTTGTGCGAATACAAGCACAAGACCAGCGACGATTGA
- a CDS encoding peroxiredoxin: protein MSVLVGKKAPDFTVPAVLGNGEIVDSFNLASAIKGKYGLVFFYPLDFTFVCPSELIALDNRIPDFQARNVEVIGVSIDSHFTHNAWRNTPVNNGGIGQVKYTLAADMTHEICKAYDVESEGGVAFRGAFLIDTNGVVRSQIINDLPLGRNMDELLRLVDALQFHEEHGEVCPANWKKGDKGMNASPEGVAAYLSENAGKL from the coding sequence ATGAGCGTACTCGTTGGTAAGAAAGCCCCCGATTTCACCGTTCCTGCCGTGCTGGGCAATGGCGAGATCGTCGACAGCTTCAACCTGGCTTCGGCCATCAAGGGCAAGTACGGCCTGGTGTTCTTCTACCCGCTGGACTTCACCTTCGTCTGCCCGTCCGAGCTGATCGCCCTGGACAACCGCATCCCGGACTTCCAGGCGCGTAACGTCGAAGTGATCGGCGTGTCGATCGACTCCCACTTCACCCACAACGCCTGGCGTAACACCCCGGTCAACAACGGCGGCATCGGTCAGGTGAAGTACACCCTGGCTGCCGACATGACCCACGAAATCTGCAAAGCCTACGACGTAGAGTCCGAAGGCGGCGTAGCCTTCCGTGGCGCCTTCCTGATCGACACCAACGGTGTTGTCCGCTCGCAGATCATCAACGACCTGCCACTGGGCCGTAACATGGACGAGCTGCTGCGCCTGGTTGACGCCCTGCAGTTCCACGAAGAGCACGGCGAAGTCTGCCCTGCCAACTGGAAAAAAGGCGACAAAGGCATGAACGCTTCGCCAGAAGGCGTTGCTGCCTACCTGAGCGAGAACGCCGGCAAGCTGTAA
- a CDS encoding Rnf-Nqr domain containing protein, with the protein MNSFYWLAASLVPVLGATRTLREGAAIGVCAIVISSLHQLLLAPLRQRLATWAYVLASLLLLAALTSCLQLALRAWLLPLAIALGHYPALLCLQCLAFDHLLPGQGRWRLLARHLGAVLAICLLLGAFRQWLAELTGLHLASLAPGALLLLGLLLALYNRLRPGSAHSRRQGKL; encoded by the coding sequence ATGAATAGCTTCTACTGGCTGGCCGCAAGCCTTGTGCCCGTACTTGGCGCCACCAGAACGCTGCGCGAGGGCGCTGCCATCGGCGTGTGCGCGATAGTGATCAGCAGCTTGCACCAGTTGCTGCTGGCCCCCTTGCGCCAGCGGCTGGCCACCTGGGCATACGTGCTGGCAAGCCTGCTGCTGTTGGCGGCCCTGACAAGCTGCCTGCAACTGGCCCTGCGGGCGTGGCTACTGCCACTGGCCATTGCCCTCGGCCATTATCCTGCGCTGCTTTGCCTGCAATGCCTGGCTTTCGACCACCTGTTGCCTGGCCAGGGCCGCTGGCGCCTGCTCGCCAGGCACCTTGGCGCCGTGCTTGCCATCTGCCTGCTGCTCGGCGCCTTCCGCCAATGGTTGGCCGAGCTGACCGGTCTGCACCTTGCCAGCCTGGCCCCCGGCGCGCTGCTACTGCTCGGACTGCTGCTGGCCTTGTACAATCGCCTGCGTCCGGGCTCAGCCCACTCACGTCGTCAAGGAAAGCTCTGA
- a CDS encoding response regulator transcription factor, which yields MNKVLIVDDHPVIRLAVRMLMERHGYDVVAETDNGVAALQLTRQHLPDIVVLDIGIPRLDGLEVIARMATFSPCSKVLVLTSQAPGNFSMRCMQAGASGYVCKQQELTELLSAIKAVLSGYSYFPNQALHASRGRGGGSETDMVNRLSAREMTVLQQLARGRSNKEIADSMFLSNKTVSTYKSRLLLKLNARSLVDLIELAQRQGLN from the coding sequence ATGAATAAAGTGCTTATCGTGGATGATCATCCGGTCATCCGCCTGGCCGTGCGCATGCTGATGGAGCGGCATGGGTATGACGTCGTGGCGGAGACCGACAACGGGGTGGCTGCACTGCAACTCACACGGCAACACCTGCCGGATATCGTGGTGCTCGATATTGGCATCCCCAGACTGGATGGCCTGGAGGTGATCGCGCGCATGGCAACCTTCAGCCCGTGCAGCAAGGTGCTGGTGCTGACGTCACAGGCCCCCGGCAACTTCTCGATGCGCTGCATGCAGGCGGGTGCATCAGGTTACGTGTGCAAGCAGCAGGAACTCACCGAGCTGCTGAGCGCTATCAAGGCCGTGCTGTCGGGTTACAGCTACTTTCCCAACCAGGCCCTTCATGCGTCGCGAGGCAGGGGAGGGGGTAGCGAGACGGATATGGTCAACCGTCTCTCGGCGCGCGAGATGACCGTGTTGCAACAGCTGGCGCGAGGGCGCTCGAACAAGGAAATTGCCGACAGCATGTTCCTCAGCAACAAGACGGTCAGTACCTACAAGTCCCGGCTGTTGCTCAAGCTCAATGCACGGTCGCTGGTTGACCTGATCGAGCTGGCGCAGCGGCAAGGTCTTAACTGA
- the rnt gene encoding ribonuclease T gives MDAQGSSGTRHPMAERFRGYLPVVVDVETGGFNSATDALLEIAAVTIGMDEKGFLFPEHTYFHRVEPFEGANIEAAALEFTGIKLDHPLRMAVSEESALTDIFRGVRKALKANGCKRAILVGHNSSFDLGFLNAAVARNDLKRNPFHPFSSFDTATLAGLAYGQTVLARACQSADIDFDGREAHSARYDTEKTAELFCGIVNRWKEMGGWRDFND, from the coding sequence ATGGACGCCCAAGGCAGCAGCGGTACGCGCCACCCGATGGCCGAGCGCTTCCGCGGCTACCTGCCGGTAGTGGTGGATGTGGAAACAGGTGGTTTCAACAGCGCCACCGATGCCCTGCTGGAAATTGCCGCCGTCACTATCGGCATGGACGAAAAAGGCTTCCTGTTCCCCGAGCACACCTACTTCCACCGGGTGGAGCCGTTCGAGGGTGCCAACATTGAAGCTGCCGCGCTGGAGTTCACAGGCATAAAGCTGGACCATCCGCTGCGCATGGCCGTCAGCGAGGAAAGCGCGCTGACGGATATCTTCCGCGGTGTACGCAAGGCGCTCAAGGCCAATGGCTGCAAGCGGGCGATCCTGGTCGGCCACAACAGCAGCTTCGACCTGGGCTTCCTCAATGCGGCGGTGGCGCGCAACGACCTGAAGCGCAACCCGTTCCATCCGTTCTCCAGCTTCGACACCGCGACCCTTGCGGGCCTGGCATATGGCCAGACCGTGCTGGCGCGAGCCTGCCAGAGCGCGGACATCGACTTCGACGGGCGTGAAGCGCACTCGGCGCGTTATGACACCGAGAAGACGGCCGAGCTGTTCTGCGGCATCGTCAACCGCTGGAAAGAGATGGGCGGCTGGCGCGATTTCAACGATTGA